The following proteins are co-located in the Aggregatibacter aphrophilus ATCC 33389 genome:
- the yihI gene encoding Der GTPase-activating protein YihI, producing MSRQKKTRRMTDIMPTRKTDKKPSPPRSGRQATRYELDAKAREEKKKRKHKGLASGSRHSAVDAKTENQALDVKDPRIGSRKKVPLMVEFVNKPEKGQTIPVPQTESKAKLDPMVELEQLENNECLNQLLDQLDEGKKLSAEDQQFVDECLARVEQLMTELGIAEEDENDEDLYRTFEKIDINQFK from the coding sequence ATGTCCCGTCAGAAAAAGACCCGTCGTATGACGGATATTATGCCGACCCGTAAAACCGATAAAAAACCGTCACCACCGCGTTCAGGCCGTCAGGCAACCCGTTATGAACTCGATGCTAAAGCGCGTGAAGAGAAGAAAAAACGTAAACACAAAGGGTTAGCTTCAGGCTCTCGCCACAGTGCGGTGGATGCCAAAACCGAAAACCAAGCGTTGGATGTAAAAGATCCGCGTATTGGTAGCCGTAAAAAAGTGCCGTTAATGGTGGAATTTGTCAATAAACCGGAAAAAGGTCAAACTATTCCGGTCCCGCAAACCGAATCAAAAGCTAAATTGGATCCGATGGTGGAATTGGAACAATTGGAAAATAACGAATGTTTGAATCAATTATTGGATCAGTTGGATGAAGGCAAAAAATTATCTGCCGAAGATCAACAATTTGTTGATGAGTGCTTGGCGCGTGTTGAACAATTGATGACCGAATTGGGTATTGCGGAAGAGGACGAAAACGACGAAGATTTATACCGCACTTTCGAGAAAAT